The Brachyspira aalborgi genome has a segment encoding these proteins:
- a CDS encoding TonB-dependent receptor plug domain-containing protein codes for MKYLILILLFIFNINLYSQSYLIKELIGGIWVTSRVEITNSSLTNITTNEGKPKEPIKVNNNIITSEDIDRMGFKNAGEVLANQPGFVNKGNYMGNETVDPAGANADNIKIYINGVLMNTAKGNADAGVDLRRIPANLIESIEIIGNSIYITTKTPLNDILLISLSYGSYNTIRPSILFSRNFDNKHVFTFTADSYYSDANYYYDFINQWGDRIKGYLHDNRQLIMNFSTDYKYLLPNKDYIRAFVNISFNSSAAQYNIPPITATDSWFNFTTLVSSLSYNGFSDILNYDINLSYLYDSFVDRPFHSNGKFESDYKSHAVSLNFSLNRMDEFLPNLITMFNKITPEYRFDILTEEKNAILTNYPTSPKRHSISIKYEPQISFGYWDEDTPIFTLLPFIKYEYQLDYLNGYKNRNYLAYSGAFNLNFYKGYSLYFSYSHDYTAPTFNDLYYGDFGNINLKAEDYNQILTKLTLEPITNLKIEGSYSYTVYSNKIIWYGLKPENVDIAKSHIVNANIGYEIPFLTYNKIKAKVGYSYQLAYMSENKLPKIGMPEDVISVLLGYDFISENNILTSLSLNIYYIYSMKRPITDYKPIKYSDDFHDFNISFYSIWFKHLIISTHFKNIFNKTPILSTYSVAKPFTWEIELGYNF; via the coding sequence ATGAAATATTTAATTCTAATATTATTATTTATATTTAATATTAATTTATATTCTCAATCTTATTTAATTAAAGAATTAATTGGCGGTATTTGGGTAACTTCGAGAGTTGAAATTACAAATTCCTCTTTAACTAATATTACTACTAACGAAGGCAAACCTAAAGAACCTATTAAAGTGAATAACAATATTATAACTTCGGAAGATATAGACAGAATGGGCTTTAAAAATGCAGGGGAAGTTTTAGCAAATCAACCTGGTTTTGTAAATAAAGGCAATTATATGGGAAATGAAACCGTTGACCCTGCGGGAGCTAATGCCGATAACATAAAAATATATATTAACGGCGTTTTAATGAATACTGCAAAAGGCAATGCGGATGCAGGAGTCGATTTAAGAAGAATACCCGCGAATTTAATTGAAAGTATAGAAATTATAGGCAATTCTATTTATATAACGACAAAAACGCCTTTAAATGATATACTTTTAATTTCTCTTTCTTACGGTTCTTATAATACAATTCGTCCTTCAATTTTATTTTCAAGGAATTTTGATAATAAACATGTCTTTACTTTTACCGCCGATTCTTATTATTCGGATGCAAATTATTATTATGATTTTATTAATCAATGGGGAGATAGAATAAAAGGCTATTTGCATGATAATCGTCAACTTATTATGAATTTTTCTACAGATTATAAGTATTTGCTTCCTAATAAAGATTATATAAGAGCTTTCGTTAATATTTCTTTTAATAGTTCCGCAGCTCAATATAATATTCCGCCTATAACCGCAACGGATTCTTGGTTTAATTTTACTACTTTAGTATCTTCGTTATCATATAATGGTTTTTCCGATATTCTTAATTATGATATAAATTTGTCTTATTTATACGATTCTTTTGTAGATAGACCTTTTCATTCTAATGGTAAATTTGAATCCGATTATAAATCGCATGCAGTTTCGCTTAATTTTTCATTAAATAGAATGGATGAATTTTTGCCTAATTTAATAACAATGTTTAATAAAATAACTCCCGAATATAGATTTGATATTTTAACCGAAGAGAAAAACGCTATTTTGACAAATTATCCGACAAGTCCTAAAAGGCATTCTATTTCTATAAAATACGAACCTCAAATTTCTTTTGGTTATTGGGATGAAGATACTCCAATTTTTACTTTGCTTCCATTTATTAAATACGAATATCAACTTGATTACTTAAACGGTTATAAAAATAGAAATTATTTAGCTTATAGCGGCGCTTTTAATTTGAATTTTTACAAGGGCTACAGTTTATATTTTTCTTATTCTCATGATTATACCGCTCCGACATTTAACGATTTATATTATGGCGATTTTGGAAATATTAATTTGAAAGCCGAAGATTATAATCAAATACTTACAAAATTAACATTAGAACCGATAACCAACTTAAAAATTGAAGGCTCTTATTCTTACACAGTTTACAGTAATAAAATAATTTGGTATGGATTAAAACCAGAAAATGTAGATATTGCAAAATCGCATATAGTTAATGCAAATATAGGTTATGAGATTCCATTTTTAACTTATAATAAAATAAAGGCTAAAGTCGGTTATTCCTATCAACTTGCATATATGAGCGAGAATAAACTTCCAAAAATAGGAATGCCCGAAGATGTGATTTCGGTTTTATTAGGTTATGATTTTATTTCTGAAAATAATATTTTAACTTCTTTATCGTTAAATATTTATTATATTTATTCAATGAAAAGACCGATAACGGATTATAAACCTATTAAATACTCTGACGATTTTCATGATTTCAATATTTCTTTTTATTCGATATGGTTTAAGCATTTGATAATCTCTACGCATTTTAAGAATATTTTTAATAAAACTCCTATTTTATCGACTTATTCGGTTGCAAAACCGTTTACTTGGGAGATAGAATTAGGTTATAATTTTTAA
- the ruvA gene encoding Holliday junction branch migration protein RuvA, with the protein MFAFIEGKVQIISENLIAVLCNGVGYEVNVSKKLNAQNNDNIRLYTQLIHKEDSMTLYGFATREEKTMFSTLTSTSGVGAKLAMEILSTYSINEIMHILFNKDISMLKKVPGMGLKKAEKLLFEIRDKIDKININIDISSSKPNDNESDVIKALISLGFSNNEAIKSLSKIENKENMSVEDLISLALRNLSSI; encoded by the coding sequence ATGTTCGCTTTTATAGAAGGTAAAGTTCAAATAATATCGGAAAATCTTATAGCCGTTTTATGCAATGGAGTAGGGTATGAAGTCAATGTTTCAAAAAAATTGAATGCTCAAAATAATGATAATATAAGATTATATACTCAACTTATACATAAAGAAGATTCTATGACTCTTTACGGATTTGCAACGCGTGAAGAAAAAACAATGTTCTCAACTTTAACTTCAACTTCGGGAGTCGGCGCTAAACTTGCTATGGAAATTCTTTCAACTTATTCTATAAACGAGATAATGCATATTTTATTTAATAAAGATATTTCAATGCTTAAAAAAGTTCCAGGAATGGGATTAAAAAAAGCGGAAAAATTATTATTTGAAATTAGAGATAAAATAGATAAAATTAATATTAATATCGATATTTCTTCTTCTAAACCTAACGATAATGAAAGCGATGTTATAAAGGCTTTAATTTCTTTAGGTTTTTCAAATAATGAAGCTATTAAATCTTTATCGAAAATAGAAAATAAAGAAAATATGAGCGTTGAAGATTTAATAAGTTTGGCTTTAAGAAATTTGAGTTCTATATAA
- a CDS encoding heavy-metal-associated domain-containing protein, with product MKNIIIKIKGMGCQNCVNAVMESLSEIDGINKVNVSLEKELAEVEYDELKVNADKMIETIKELEYEASI from the coding sequence ATGAAAAATATAATAATAAAAATAAAAGGCATGGGTTGTCAAAATTGCGTAAATGCGGTTATGGAAAGTTTAAGCGAAATTGACGGAATAAATAAAGTTAATGTAAGTTTAGAAAAAGAATTAGCCGAAGTGGAATATGACGAGTTAAAAGTAAACGCGGATAAAATGATAGAAACAATTAAAGAATTGGAATACGAGGCTTCAATATAA